From the Anaeromyxobacter dehalogenans 2CP-1 genome, the window CGCGCAGAACGACTCGACGAACCGGCGGATCTCGTCGATGAAGACCCAGGGCGGCTTCATTCGCAGCGTGAGATAGACGGGCGTCCCTCCGCGTCGGACATCAGCGGTCGTCATTCTTGCGCCTCAGCACCACGGTTGTCATGTCGTCTTCCTGCGAGGCGGCGAACGCCTCGACCGCCGAGAACACGGTCCCGAGCGCCTGCGGCGCGGATGCACCGTGCAGGTCCCCGAGCACCTGGGCCAGCCGGTCCTCGCCGAACAGCTCCCCGCCGGCGGCGGGCGCCTCCAGCATGCCGTCGGTCACCAGGCAGAGCAGCTCGCCGGGCCCGACCTGGAACTCGTACTCGGTCACGCCGGGCGGCACGCCGGCGGTGAGGCCCACCCACGGCCCGGGCGAGTCCACCACCTCGACGGCCCCGGGCCCGCGGACCACGAAGATGGGCTGGTGCGCCCCGGCGGCGACGAAGCGGCCGTCGCCGACGTGGCGGGCCGCCATGAGCGTGAGGTAGTCGTCCCGGCCCATCCGGCGGCGGACGTTCTCGTGGACCACGCGGTTCACCGCGGCGATCACGTGGCGCGGCGAGCAGCGCGGGTCCTCGGCGATGGCGCCGTACGCGGCCGCCTGCGCCATCATCATGACCAGGCCGGAGTTGATGCCGTGCCCGGAGACGTCGCCGACCAGCACCCAGAAGCCGTCCTCGAACGCCAGGATGTCGTACAGGTCGCCGCCGACGTCGTCGGCGGGCTTCATCCGCGCGGCCACCTCGTAGCCGGGGACGGCCGGGCTGACCGGGAGGATGGCCGTCTGGATCTGGTGCGCGATCTGCACCTCGCGGCGCAGCGCCTCGGTCCGCTGCAGCTCGTCCCGGGAGCGCGCCACCTCCTCCACCATTACGTTGAACGAGTGGACCAGGTCGCCGAGCTCGTCGCGGTACTCCGCGTGCACGCGCGCGGTGAGGTCGCCGCGCGACACCCGCGCCATCGACGCGGAGACGTCCACCAGCGGGCGCGAGGCCTGCCGCACCGCCGCGACGCCGGCGCCCGCGGCGGCGAGCAGCACGCCCGCGTAGAGGAGGCCGAGCACGACGCGCAGCCAGGTGAGCTTCCCGTACGCCACCCGCTCCGGCACCAGCATCAGCGTCGCCCAGCGCGGCGCCGCGGCGGCGGCCTGCGTGCGCACGGCCAGCGCGGGCTCGCCGCCGGCCGGCTCGAGCCGCTCCAGCGTGCCCGGCGCGCCCGCGGGCGCGGCCAGCACCGGCGCGAGCGCGGCCGCGTCGATCCCCGGCGTCGAGAACGTGAGCGCGGCGGTCGCGTCCGCCACGACCGGCCGGTAGTCGCCGTCGCGCCCGCTCACCTCGCCGAGCAGGCGCGCCAGCGCGTCGCGCGTCACCGCCCCGACGACGTAGCCGCAGAGGTCGCCGGCGAAGTCCTTCACCGGGGCGGTGAGGACGAGCGCGTTCCCCTCCGGCGCGCCGCGCAGGAGGCTCGAGAGCGGCACCACGTCGGTCGCCACCGCGGCGTCCTGGCCGGTGCGCGCCAGCCCGGGCAGCTCCACCACGATGCCGCGCATCTCGCCGAGCGCGATCCCGCGAGGCGCCGCGCCGGGCGCCGCGCGCACGGCCGCCCGGATCTCGCCGTCCGGCGCGAGCAGCGCGGCCGCGCCGATGGCGCCACCCTGGTCCTGGATGGTGCGGCGCAGGTAGTCCTCGGCGAACTTCGGGTCGCCGGAGTCGAGGCTCATCTGCATGGCCTCGGCCTCGGCCCAGTTGCGCACGGTCAGCGCGCGCTCGCCCTGGAACCGCACCACCGCCTCGTGCACCTCCTTGGCGCGCGCGGCGAGGTGCGAGTGCACCGCGTCCACCACCACCGAGCGCGCCACGCGCTCGAAGGCCATCGCCGCGGCGGCGAGCGCCAGCGCGAGCAGCGCCACCGTCGCCACCAGGAGGCGGAGGCGCAGGGAGGTGCGCGTGCGCTGGGCCACGAACGCGAACACCCGCTAGCTCCCGTAGCCCTGCTGCACGGCGTGGAACTTCAGGAAGTCGTAGATGAGCTGGGCCTGCTCCTCGTTGATGGCGGAGTTGGGCCGGCGCAGCATCCGCTTCATGTAGCGCTTCCACTCGGTGGGGCTGAAGCGCGCGTTCACCGAGCGCGCCAGCGGGTGGCACTTGGCGCACTTCACCGAGAACACCTGGTACTTGCGCTGCTGGTCCTGCGGGTACTGCGTGACGTCGATGCGATCGGGGCCGCCGTCGCGCGGATCCGGCGGGGCCTGCGGGGGCTCCGCCGCGGCGATCAGCGCGGCGAGCGCGGCGGCGATCGGGAGCGCGGGCATCAGAACGCACCTCCCATCCCGACGTGGTACGAGTGGAAGTCCTCGAAGTCGGTGGTGTCCCAGTACTCGTAGGAGAGCTTCACGAACACGCCCTGCGCAGGCGTGACGACCAGGCCGCCGGTGTAGCGCTGGATGCGGCTGTCGACCGAGAGCTCGGCGGAGGCGCCCGGCAGCGGCGCGCCCTTGCGGCGCAGCTCGTCGAAGCGGTAGACGGCGGCGAGGTACCGGCCGAGCGGGTGCTCCAGCTCGCCGTACCAGCCCTCCTTCTCGAACCAGTCGTCCACCAGGCCGTAGCGGTAGCCGGTCGCGTCGGGATCGAGGTCGGTGCGGCGCGCGGCGTACTCGCCGCGGGCGGTGAACGGGCCGACCCGGAACGACGCGTCCACCCCCCACATCAGGTACTTCAGCTTCGCGTCCTTGTCGTAGCGCCCCCCGGTGAAGGAGCCGCCCAGCGTGGCGTCGCCGATGAACGCGTTCGCGTCGGCGGAGTAGGTCAGCGCGAGGCGCGCCCCGCCCGCCAGCTCGCGGTTGTTGTCGGAGTAGGAGCTGGTGCGGAGCGCCATCCAGTCGACGTCGTTCGAGCCCTTGAGGCCCGCCACGCCGTACAGCCCGTACCAGACCTGCAGGCGCTCACCCAGCCACGCCACGCCGTAGGCGAGCGCGCCGGTGTCGCTGTAGGGCATGGGGACGATGCCCAGGTTCATGACGGTGCGGGCGCCGTAGGCCATGCGCCCCATGT encodes:
- a CDS encoding PP2C family protein-serine/threonine phosphatase; the encoded protein is MFAFVAQRTRTSLRLRLLVATVALLALALAAAAMAFERVARSVVVDAVHSHLAARAKEVHEAVVRFQGERALTVRNWAEAEAMQMSLDSGDPKFAEDYLRRTIQDQGGAIGAAALLAPDGEIRAAVRAAPGAAPRGIALGEMRGIVVELPGLARTGQDAAVATDVVPLSSLLRGAPEGNALVLTAPVKDFAGDLCGYVVGAVTRDALARLLGEVSGRDGDYRPVVADATAALTFSTPGIDAAALAPVLAAPAGAPGTLERLEPAGGEPALAVRTQAAAAAPRWATLMLVPERVAYGKLTWLRVVLGLLYAGVLLAAAGAGVAAVRQASRPLVDVSASMARVSRGDLTARVHAEYRDELGDLVHSFNVMVEEVARSRDELQRTEALRREVQIAHQIQTAILPVSPAVPGYEVAARMKPADDVGGDLYDILAFEDGFWVLVGDVSGHGINSGLVMMMAQAAAYGAIAEDPRCSPRHVIAAVNRVVHENVRRRMGRDDYLTLMAARHVGDGRFVAAGAHQPIFVVRGPGAVEVVDSPGPWVGLTAGVPPGVTEYEFQVGPGELLCLVTDGMLEAPAAGGELFGEDRLAQVLGDLHGASAPQALGTVFSAVEAFAASQEDDMTTVVLRRKNDDR